In Actinomadura luteofluorescens, the sequence CTCCATGACGGACGGGTCGCCGCCAAGGACCGGCATCTGCGCGGCCACGCCGGCGTTGGCGACGACCACGTCCAGGCCGCCCAGCTCCTGGACGGCGCTGCCGACGACGTCCTCGACCGTGCCGCGGTCGGTGACGTCGCACGTCCACCAGGGCGCCGTTCCGCAGGCGGCGGCGACGTCCGAGAGGAGTTCGGGCTCCAGCCCGGCGAGCGCCACGCGCGCGCCGCGTTCGTGCAGCCGGGCGGCGAGCGCCGCACCGATGCCCCGAGCGGCGCCGGTGATCAGCACGCGCCGTCCGGCGAGGGTCGCCGTCCACCGGGAGGAGTCCAGTTTCATGCGGTGACCCTAACATTGGGGAACAGGCTTGTCTTTTTAAGATTGCCCACAAATCCCCGTAATCCGGACGCGGGTGCGGTGTCTACTCCTTCGGTGAGCAAGCGACCTCCGAAGGTTGTGGTGAGATGCGGGCCTTGGGTTGGATGGCGTGGTGGTAGCGGGCGTGGGGACGCGGCCGGACGCCGACCTTCTGGCGGCCGCCGCGGAGGGCGACGAGGAGGCCTCGGACGAGCTGTTCCGGCGGCACCACACGGCGGTCCTGCGGTACGCACGCGGGCTGGTCCGCGACCAGCACCTCGCCGAGGACCTGACGAGCGAGGCGTTCACCCGCACGTTCGCGGCGATGCGCCAGGGCGGCGGACCCCGCGACGCCTGCCGGCCCTACCTGTACACGGTCGTGCGCAACACGGCCACCGACTGGGCGCGCGGCGCCCGCCGCACCGTCGTGACCGACGAGGTCGCCGAGTGGGCGTCGGACTCCGAGGACGAGCCACCGGACGTCGACGAACTGGACGCGCTCGTCCGCGCCTTCCGGTCGCTGCCCGAACGGTGGCAGACCGTCCTCTGGTACACGGTCATCGAGGACGAGCCCGTCGGGCAGGTCGCGGAGCTGCTCGGCATGGAGAAGGGCGCGGTCTCCCAGCTCGCGTTCCGCGCGCGGGAGGGGCTGCGGCAGGCGTTCCTCGTCGCCGGCTCGGGGGGACGTCCGGAATGCGCGGAGTTCACCGCCCAGCTCGCCGCGAGCGTCCGCCGTCCCGGCCGCCGGCGCAGCCGTGCCCTGCGACAGCACCTTGAGTCCTGCGAGGAGTGCCGACGGGCCGCCAGGGAGATGGCCGATCTCAACGGGCGGCTGCGGCGCGCCCTGCCGATCGGCGCCGTCCTGCTGGGGGCGCCGTCGGCATCGCTCGGCTCGCTCGGGCCCCTCGCCCCGGCGGCGTCCCTGCCCGGCTGGGCCCTCCCTGCCGCGGTGGCCGGCGGCGTCGCCACCGGCATCGCGATCATCCTGTTCACCACGGTCGGCGGCGGCCCGGGCGAGGACCCGCGCGCCGCACCGCCTCCCGCGACCCCCACCCCGGCGAGCTCGGCTCCGGCGGACGTCGCCCAGCCCGACTACACCGTCGGCACGCGCACCCCCGGAAGCGCCAGCAGGGGCCCAGGACGCGGCGGTGCCGCGTCCGGCGCAGGCCCGTTCCGCGTGCGGAACACGACGCTGCAATCGTGCCTGGCGCCCAACGGCACGTCGGTCGTTCAGCGCTCCTGCGCCGACAAGGCGACTGGTTGGAAGCGCAAGAACACCGGCGGCGGATTCACCCTGGCGAGCAGCTCCACCGGACGCTGCCTGAGCCGGGGTGCGCCCGCCGCGGGCGTCCCATGGGAGGGCGGCAGCGAATACTCGGTGGTCATGGCGCCCTGCGGCGGCTCGAACCAGATCTGGAGGCTGGTGCGGTTCGCCCCGTCGGTGTACCGGCTCGCCAACGGCGACGGCTACTACCTTCAGGCGAGCTGGTCGGGCCTGAAGCCGGTGACGCTGAAACCGTCCTCCTACGCGGGCATGGCCGCCCAGGGCTGGGCCGTCGAAGCCTCCGGATGACCCCACCGGAGGTCACCCGTAGCTCAGGCCGCCGCGCGCGGCGGCCGGCTCGGCGACGGGCTCGGCGGCGGGCTCGGCGTTGAGGGCGAGCCACGCGCGCAGCGCCATGTGCAGCTCCAGCCGGTCCGACGCCGCGTGCACGGCGTCCCCGAACAGGTCGTCGAGCTGCCGCAGCCGGTACCGGACGGTCTGCGGGTGCAGGTGAAGGTGGCCGGACACCTCCGTGGCGTTGAAACCATGCTCCAGGCAGGCCAGCAGCGTCTCGGCGAGCCGGTAGCGCGTCGCCGGACGCGCGCTCAGCAGCGGCGC encodes:
- a CDS encoding sigma-70 family RNA polymerase sigma factor, yielding MVAGVGTRPDADLLAAAAEGDEEASDELFRRHHTAVLRYARGLVRDQHLAEDLTSEAFTRTFAAMRQGGGPRDACRPYLYTVVRNTATDWARGARRTVVTDEVAEWASDSEDEPPDVDELDALVRAFRSLPERWQTVLWYTVIEDEPVGQVAELLGMEKGAVSQLAFRAREGLRQAFLVAGSGGRPECAEFTAQLAASVRRPGRRRSRALRQHLESCEECRRAAREMADLNGRLRRALPIGAVLLGAPSASLGSLGPLAPAASLPGWALPAAVAGGVATGIAIILFTTVGGGPGEDPRAAPPPATPTPASSAPADVAQPDYTVGTRTPGSASRGPGRGGAASGAGPFRVRNTTLQSCLAPNGTSVVQRSCADKATGWKRKNTGGGFTLASSSTGRCLSRGAPAAGVPWEGGSEYSVVMAPCGGSNQIWRLVRFAPSVYRLANGDGYYLQASWSGLKPVTLKPSSYAGMAAQGWAVEASG